In Cervus canadensis isolate Bull #8, Minnesota chromosome 6, ASM1932006v1, whole genome shotgun sequence, one DNA window encodes the following:
- the ADPGK gene encoding ADP-dependent glucokinase isoform X2, with the protein MALWRGSAYAGFLALAVGCVFLLEPQLPGSALRSLWSSLQLGPAPAPPGAGSPEGRLAAAWDALIVRPARRWRRVAVGVNACVDVVLSGVKLLRALGLSPGNGRDHSELRSRNDLEEAFVHFMGKGAAAERFFSDKETFHDIAQIASEFPEAQHYVGGNAALIGQKFAANSDLKVLLCGPVGPKLHELLDDNVFVPPESLQEVDEFHLILEYQAGEEWDQLKAPHANRFIFSHDLSNGAMNMLEVFVSSLEEFQPDLVVLSGLHMMEGQSKEFQRKRLLEVVTSLSDIPMGVPVHLELASMTNKELMSNIVHQVFPAVTSLGLNEQELLFLSQSASGPHSSLSSWNGVPDVGVVSDILFWILKEHGKSESRASDLSRIHFHTLAYHILATVDGHWANQLAAVAAGARVAGTQACATETIDTRRVSLKAPHEFMTSRLEAGSKVVLNPSEPVVAWHREGVSFHFTPVLVCKDPVRTVGLGDAISAEGLFYSEVHPHL; encoded by the exons ATGGCGCTGTGGCGCGGCTCCGCGTACGCTGGCTTCCTGGCGCTCGCGGTGGGCTGCGTCTTCCTGCTGGAGCCACAGCTGCCAGGGTCGGCCCTGCGCTCGCTGTGGAGTTCGCTGCAGCTGGGGCCGGCGCCCGCGCCCCCCGGAGCCGGCTCCCCTGAGGGCCGGTTGGCAGCCGCCTGGGACGCGCTCATCGTGCGGCCGGCTCGGCGTTGGCGCCGCGTGGCCGTGGG cgTCAACGCATGTGTAGACGTCGTGCTGTCAGGGGTGAAGCTCTTGCGGGCACTTGGCTTGAGCCCTGGGAACGGGAGAGATCACAGCGAGCTGCGTTCGAGGAATGATCTAGAAGAAGCCTTCGTTCACTTCATGGGGAAGGGAGCAGCTGCTGAACGCTTCTTCAGTGATAAGGAAACTTTCCATGACATCGCCCAGATTGCATCAGAGTTCCCGGAAGCCCAG CACTATGTAGGAGGAAATGCAGCTTTAATTGGACAGAAGTTTGCAGCCAACTCAGATTTAAAG GTTCTTCTTTGTGGCCCAGTTGGTCCAAAGCTGCATGAGCTTCTTGATGACAATGTATTTGTCCCACCAGAGTCATTGCAGGAAGTGGATGAGTTCCACCTCATTTTAGAGTATCAAGCAG GGGAGGAGTGGGACCAGTTAAAAGCTCCCCATGCCAACCGGTTCATCTTCTCCCACGACCTCTCCAACGGGGCCATGAATATGCTGGAGGTCTTTGTGTCTAGCCTGGAGGAGTTTCAGCCAGACCTGGTGGTCCTCTCTGGATTGCACATGATGGAGGGACAGAGCAAGGAGTTCCAGAGGAAGAGGCTCTTGGAG GTCGTGACCTCCCTTTCTGACATCCCTATGGGTGTTCCAGTTCACCTGGAGCTGGCCAGCATGACCAACAAGGAGCTCATGAGCAACATCGTGCACCAG GTCTTTCCTGCCGTGACTTCCCTGGGGCTGAATGAACAGGAGCTGTTATTTCTCAGCCAGTCGGCATCTGGacctcactcttctctttcttcctggaatGGTGTTCCTGACGTGGGCGTGGTCAGCGACATCCTCTTTTGGATCTTGAAGGAAcatgggaaaagtgaaagcagagcCTCAGACCTCAGCAGGATCCATTTCCACACGCTGGCCTACCACATCCTGGCGACTGTGGATGGACACTGGGCCAACCAGCTGGCAGCCGTGGCTGCAGGAGCCCGCGTGGCTGGGACACAGGCCTGTGCGACAGAAACCATAGACACCCGCCGAGTGTCTCTGAAGGCACCCCACGAGTTCATGACCTCCCGTTTGGAGGCCGGCTCCAAGGTTGTGTTAAACCCAAGTGAGCCAGTGGTCGCATGGCACAGGGAGGGCGTGTCCTTCCACTTCACACCCGTGTTAGTGTGTAAAGATCC
- the ADPGK gene encoding ADP-dependent glucokinase isoform X1, with protein sequence MALWRGSAYAGFLALAVGCVFLLEPQLPGSALRSLWSSLQLGPAPAPPGAGSPEGRLAAAWDALIVRPARRWRRVAVGVNACVDVVLSGVKLLRALGLSPGNGRDHSELRSRNDLEEAFVHFMGKGAAAERFFSDKETFHDIAQIASEFPEAQHYVGGNAALIGQKFAANSDLKVLLCGPVGPKLHELLDDNVFVPPESLQEVDEFHLILEYQAGEEWDQLKAPHANRFIFSHDLSNGAMNMLEVFVSSLEEFQPDLVVLSGLHMMEGQSKEFQRKRLLEVVTSLSDIPMGVPVHLELASMTNKELMSNIVHQQVFPAVTSLGLNEQELLFLSQSASGPHSSLSSWNGVPDVGVVSDILFWILKEHGKSESRASDLSRIHFHTLAYHILATVDGHWANQLAAVAAGARVAGTQACATETIDTRRVSLKAPHEFMTSRLEAGSKVVLNPSEPVVAWHREGVSFHFTPVLVCKDPVRTVGLGDAISAEGLFYSEVHPHL encoded by the exons ATGGCGCTGTGGCGCGGCTCCGCGTACGCTGGCTTCCTGGCGCTCGCGGTGGGCTGCGTCTTCCTGCTGGAGCCACAGCTGCCAGGGTCGGCCCTGCGCTCGCTGTGGAGTTCGCTGCAGCTGGGGCCGGCGCCCGCGCCCCCCGGAGCCGGCTCCCCTGAGGGCCGGTTGGCAGCCGCCTGGGACGCGCTCATCGTGCGGCCGGCTCGGCGTTGGCGCCGCGTGGCCGTGGG cgTCAACGCATGTGTAGACGTCGTGCTGTCAGGGGTGAAGCTCTTGCGGGCACTTGGCTTGAGCCCTGGGAACGGGAGAGATCACAGCGAGCTGCGTTCGAGGAATGATCTAGAAGAAGCCTTCGTTCACTTCATGGGGAAGGGAGCAGCTGCTGAACGCTTCTTCAGTGATAAGGAAACTTTCCATGACATCGCCCAGATTGCATCAGAGTTCCCGGAAGCCCAG CACTATGTAGGAGGAAATGCAGCTTTAATTGGACAGAAGTTTGCAGCCAACTCAGATTTAAAG GTTCTTCTTTGTGGCCCAGTTGGTCCAAAGCTGCATGAGCTTCTTGATGACAATGTATTTGTCCCACCAGAGTCATTGCAGGAAGTGGATGAGTTCCACCTCATTTTAGAGTATCAAGCAG GGGAGGAGTGGGACCAGTTAAAAGCTCCCCATGCCAACCGGTTCATCTTCTCCCACGACCTCTCCAACGGGGCCATGAATATGCTGGAGGTCTTTGTGTCTAGCCTGGAGGAGTTTCAGCCAGACCTGGTGGTCCTCTCTGGATTGCACATGATGGAGGGACAGAGCAAGGAGTTCCAGAGGAAGAGGCTCTTGGAG GTCGTGACCTCCCTTTCTGACATCCCTATGGGTGTTCCAGTTCACCTGGAGCTGGCCAGCATGACCAACAAGGAGCTCATGAGCAACATCGTGCACCAG CAGGTCTTTCCTGCCGTGACTTCCCTGGGGCTGAATGAACAGGAGCTGTTATTTCTCAGCCAGTCGGCATCTGGacctcactcttctctttcttcctggaatGGTGTTCCTGACGTGGGCGTGGTCAGCGACATCCTCTTTTGGATCTTGAAGGAAcatgggaaaagtgaaagcagagcCTCAGACCTCAGCAGGATCCATTTCCACACGCTGGCCTACCACATCCTGGCGACTGTGGATGGACACTGGGCCAACCAGCTGGCAGCCGTGGCTGCAGGAGCCCGCGTGGCTGGGACACAGGCCTGTGCGACAGAAACCATAGACACCCGCCGAGTGTCTCTGAAGGCACCCCACGAGTTCATGACCTCCCGTTTGGAGGCCGGCTCCAAGGTTGTGTTAAACCCAAGTGAGCCAGTGGTCGCATGGCACAGGGAGGGCGTGTCCTTCCACTTCACACCCGTGTTAGTGTGTAAAGATCC